The following proteins are co-located in the Xyrauchen texanus isolate HMW12.3.18 chromosome 43, RBS_HiC_50CHRs, whole genome shotgun sequence genome:
- the LOC127636088 gene encoding 5'-AMP-activated protein kinase subunit beta-1-like isoform X2 yields MGNTSSERAGIGQDKAHRRDSQGTKEGDRPKILMDSPEDADIFHGEDIKAQLEKEEFIEWRPDLETNEKDAALDRPTVFRWTGAGKEVFVSGSFNNWANKIPLIRSQNNFVAIVDLPEGEHLYKFFVDGQWTHDPKEPVVTNQLGTVNNIIQVKKTDFEVFDALMVDSQKCSDMSDLSSSPPGPYHQDAYLAKQEEKFKSPPILPPHLLQVILNKDTGVSVTRTDWIQLYSCFMLDSTAMCR; encoded by the exons ATGGGGAACACAAGCAGTGAGAGGGCAGGCATAGGCCAGGACAAGGCCCACCGAAGAGACAGCCAAGGAACCAAGGAGGGAGATCGTCCTAAAATCCTGATGGACAGCCCTGAGGATGCTGATATTTTTCACGGCGAAGACATCAAG GCACAGTTAGAAAAAGAGGAGTTCATTGAATGGAGACCAGACCTGGAAACCAATGAAAAGGATGCCGCTTTGGATCGACCCACCGTATTTAGGTGGACTGGAGCTGGGAAGGAAGTCTTTGTCTCTGGCTCTTTTAACAATTGGGCCAACAAGATTCCTTTGATTAGGAG TCAAAACAACTTTGTGGCGATTGTGGATTTGCCTGAGGGTGAGCACCTGTACAAGTTCTTTGTGGATGGACAATGGACACATGACCCAAAAGAG CCTGTGGTGACCAACCAGCTTGGCACGGTCAACAACATCATCCAGGTGAAGAAGACAGACTTTGAGGTGTTCGATGCTCTCATGGTTGATTCCCAGAAGTGCTCTGACATGTCAG ACCTGTCCAGCTCTCCTCCTGGGCCGTACCATCAGGATGCTTATCTAGCCAAACAGGAGGAGAAATTCAAATCACCCCCCATTCTGCCCCCCCATCTATTACAGGTCATCCTCAATAAGGACACAGGTGTCTCT